In Mesotoga infera, one genomic interval encodes:
- the dsrH gene encoding sulfurtransferase complex subunit TusB — MYLVVVKNGPDNSAERIKISAAKVGDKVVLVQDGVFWGLNELATKAEVFALKDDIEARGYSANDVTVPLITYEDFIDIVEECEKSIG, encoded by the coding sequence ATGTATTTAGTAGTAGTGAAAAACGGGCCCGATAATTCTGCCGAAAGAATCAAGATAAGTGCGGCGAAAGTTGGGGATAAGGTCGTCCTAGTTCAGGACGGTGTTTTTTGGGGACTAAACGAATTGGCCACGAAGGCGGAGGTCTTCGCTCTTAAGGACGATATTGAAGCCAGGGGATACTCAGCAAATGACGTCACTGTGCCTCTGATAACTTATGAAGACTTTATTGATATCGTTGAGGAATGTGAGAAGTCAATAGGTTAG
- a CDS encoding intracellular sulfur oxidation protein has product MDKKILFVVYQAPAGSIWVNEAFRTAFGMYGEDIEPSVLLMEEATVALSKKTKPECLGLLSISMCFRFIKRYETAVYGVKEHVEKLKVHEIEESFNAQLIAEADLGDFFHKFDNVIFM; this is encoded by the coding sequence ATGGATAAGAAGATACTTTTTGTTGTTTATCAAGCGCCTGCAGGCTCTATTTGGGTAAACGAAGCCTTTAGAACGGCATTCGGAATGTATGGCGAAGACATAGAACCGTCAGTTCTTCTTATGGAAGAGGCAACTGTTGCTCTTTCGAAGAAGACAAAGCCGGAATGTCTCGGTCTCCTCTCAATCTCTATGTGTTTTCGGTTTATCAAGAGATACGAGACAGCAGTTTATGGTGTCAAAGAACATGTGGAAAAACTGAAAGTCCATGAAATCGAAGAGAGTTTCAATGCACAATTAATTGCTGAAGCTGATCTAGGAGATTTCTTCCACAAGTTTGACAACGTAATCTTCATGTGA
- the lpdA gene encoding dihydrolipoyl dehydrogenase has protein sequence MLDAVVIGGGPGGYVCAIRVAQLGKKVALVEKEYLGGTCTNWGCIPTKAMLTSAHLYTEIADKSKRLGIEISDLDYDLKKIISHMNRTITMSRKGIEHLLKKNEVDFFNDTAVIKDAKHVLLEQSGEILDTNNIVIASGSEPSMFRPFSEVEGIWTSNDVFRMEEMPESLVIVGGGVIGVEFATFFSSLGVKTTIVELADHILPYEDSDVADDIRKSLTRQGVEIIEKTEVTEVEKEECSFILNAEGEQELSLQAEKVLVAVGRRPNITDDIRELGLKIERGIVTNSRMQTSLEGIYAIGDIRAGIMLAHVASYEGIVAAHNIAGDEIEMDYSAVPSIIFSSPEVASTGLREADIDDKEKVKIAKFPLSANGRARTVLENTGFVKVIADKESGKVLGMSIVSPSATELIMEGVVAVRNGLTVEDLENSIHPHPTLSETILGALEGVDGMSIHI, from the coding sequence ATGCTTGATGCAGTTGTAATTGGTGGTGGGCCAGGCGGTTATGTATGCGCAATAAGAGTAGCTCAGCTGGGTAAGAAAGTTGCGCTCGTTGAAAAGGAATATCTTGGTGGGACGTGCACAAACTGGGGCTGCATTCCAACAAAAGCGATGCTGACTTCGGCGCATTTGTATACCGAGATAGCTGACAAGTCAAAGAGACTTGGAATCGAAATATCCGATCTTGATTATGATCTGAAGAAAATCATCTCTCACATGAATAGAACGATCACAATGTCTAGGAAAGGAATTGAGCACCTCTTGAAGAAAAATGAAGTTGATTTCTTCAATGACACGGCTGTGATTAAGGATGCAAAGCACGTCCTCTTGGAGCAGAGCGGGGAGATACTGGACACTAATAATATAGTTATCGCAAGTGGATCAGAACCCTCCATGTTTAGGCCATTCAGTGAAGTCGAAGGAATATGGACAAGCAATGACGTTTTTCGAATGGAAGAGATGCCAGAAAGTCTCGTGATTGTCGGCGGTGGTGTTATAGGAGTTGAGTTTGCAACATTTTTCAGTTCATTAGGAGTTAAGACGACCATAGTTGAGCTGGCAGATCACATACTGCCGTATGAAGACAGCGATGTTGCTGATGATATAAGGAAATCTTTGACTAGACAGGGCGTCGAGATAATTGAAAAGACGGAGGTTACAGAGGTTGAGAAAGAAGAATGCTCTTTCATCCTAAATGCAGAAGGAGAACAAGAACTCTCTCTTCAGGCCGAGAAAGTGCTTGTTGCTGTGGGAAGAAGACCGAACATCACTGATGACATTAGGGAGTTGGGTTTGAAGATTGAGAGAGGGATAGTTACTAACAGCCGGATGCAGACAAGCTTAGAAGGGATCTATGCCATCGGTGACATCAGAGCCGGAATCATGCTGGCTCACGTTGCAAGTTATGAGGGAATAGTGGCCGCCCACAATATAGCAGGGGATGAGATAGAAATGGATTATTCTGCCGTACCTTCGATAATTTTCTCCAGCCCAGAGGTGGCTTCAACGGGTTTGCGGGAGGCTGATATCGATGACAAAGAGAAGGTAAAGATAGCAAAATTCCCACTAAGCGCTAATGGAAGGGCAAGAACTGTCCTGGAGAACACAGGCTTTGTCAAGGTAATCGCAGACAAGGAAAGCGGCAAAGTTCTGGGAATGAGTATCGTTTCGCCTTCGGCGACTGAACTCATCATGGAAGGGGTTGTGGCAGTCAGGAACGGCCTAACCGTAGAAGATCTCGAGAATTCGATTCACCCACATCCGACTCTTTCAGAAACCATTTTGGGAGCGCTGGAAGGTGTCGATGGAATGAGTATTCATATATAG
- a CDS encoding ArsR family transcriptional regulator gives MPIKLPDLFRTFSNQTRIEIVTMLMDNFLTASEIASLLQIDLSTVYRHLQQMKKLGILTSSHLHGVERFDFSSPHIFRMLDEAISFITELKGFNSIACSEGICSYYLGGELDVIEPDQLLDMRGESCPIPDIQARKTLKNMNPGEVLLVIVDYPLSAERIPVSIQKEGHEIIKKIADKYGDIKIFIRRGQDA, from the coding sequence ATGCCAATAAAGCTTCCGGATTTGTTTCGCACTTTCTCAAATCAGACAAGAATCGAAATTGTCACGATGCTGATGGACAACTTCCTAACTGCTTCAGAAATTGCATCGCTACTTCAGATAGATTTGTCAACTGTATACAGACATCTGCAGCAGATGAAGAAGCTTGGGATACTTACTTCAAGTCATTTGCATGGCGTTGAGAGATTCGACTTCAGTTCTCCCCATATTTTCAGAATGCTGGATGAGGCGATTTCTTTCATAACCGAACTGAAGGGATTCAACTCAATTGCGTGCTCGGAGGGAATATGCAGTTATTACCTGGGGGGCGAGCTTGACGTTATCGAGCCTGATCAGCTTCTTGATATGAGAGGTGAATCTTGCCCGATTCCAGATATTCAAGCAAGAAAGACTTTGAAAAATATGAATCCTGGAGAGGTATTGCTTGTGATTGTAGATTATCCGCTTTCTGCGGAGAGAATTCCTGTGTCTATTCAGAAAGAAGGTCATGAGATAATCAAGAAGATTGCTGATAAATACGGTGATATAAAGATTTTCATAAGGAGGGGACAAGATGCTTGA
- a CDS encoding sulfur reduction protein DsrE: MKITIQVFAPPYSYEDLDTAIKIAEAGLKKGHEVTIFLFADSILSINSKVKPIRIDRDIPRKLESLIRESNLKVEICGICMDYRGVTKDMIIPGSSPSGLPELASLIFNSDRFVNLMA, encoded by the coding sequence TTGAAGATAACTATTCAGGTTTTTGCGCCTCCGTATTCATATGAGGATCTAGACACGGCGATCAAGATTGCCGAAGCCGGGCTTAAAAAGGGACATGAAGTTACGATTTTTCTTTTCGCAGACTCGATACTATCTATCAATAGCAAGGTTAAGCCTATACGGATAGATAGAGACATTCCAAGAAAGCTGGAGTCTCTCATAAGAGAGAGTAATCTAAAAGTCGAAATCTGCGGGATATGTATGGACTACAGGGGAGTAACGAAGGACATGATTATTCCAGGTTCAAGCCCCAGTGGTCTTCCTGAACTGGCTTCATTAATATTCAACAGCGACAGATTTGTCAATCTGATGGCGTGA